The genomic region GCAAAATTCCATTGGCATCAATATCAAAGGTCACTTCAATTTGTGGCATACCACGCTGTGCAGGAGCAATTCCCTCGAGGTTGAACTCACCGAGCAGCTTATTTGCTACCGCCATCTCACGCTCACCTTGGTAACACTTAATCGTCACTGCAGGCTGGTTATCTTCTGCTGTCGAATACACCTGTGCATGTTTAGTCGGAATAGTGGTGTTCTTAGGAATCATCTTCGTCATGACGCCGCCCAAGGTCTCAATGCCCAATGACAGTGGAGTCACATCTAACAGCAATACGTCTTTACGATCACCAGAAAGCACGGATCCCTGAATAGCGGCACCAACAGCTACAGCTTCATCTGGGTTCACGTCTTTACGTGGCTCTTTACCGAAGATCTCTTTTACTTTGTCCTGAACCGCTGGCATACGGGTTTGACCACCCACCAAAATCACATCATCAATGTCAGCAATATTCACACCAGCATCTTTGATCGCAGTTAAGCAAGGACCTGCAGTACGGTTAACCAATTCCTCTACTAAAGACTCTAGCTTAGCGCGGGTTAACTTCAGGTTCAAATGCTTTGGACCACTTGCATCGGCAGTTACATAAGGCAAATTGATCTCGGTTTGCTGGGTAGATGAGAGCTCAATCTTGGCCTTCTCAGCAGCATCTTTTAAACGCTGCAATGCCAACACATCTTTACTTAAATCAACGCCTTGCTCTTTCTTAAACTCAGTAATGATCCAGTCAATAATGCGCTGGTCAAAGTCTTCACCGCCTAAGAAGGTATCGCCGTTAGTAGAAAGCACTTCAAACTGCTTCTCACCATCAACGTTAGCGATCTCAATAATGGAGACGTCAAATGTTCCGCCGCCGAGGTCATATACCGCAATCTTACGATCTACTTTATCTTGCTTGTCTAAGCCAAATGCTAAAGCAGCAGCAGTTGGCTCATTGATAATGCGCTTGACATCTAAACCTGCAATACGACCAGCATCTTTAGTTGCTTGACGTTGGCTATCGTTAAAGTAAGCAGGCACAGTGATGACTGCCTCAGTCACTTCTTCGCCGAGATAATCTTCAGCTGTTTTTTTCATTTTGCGCAGAATCTCAGCGGATACTTGTTGTGGCGCCATTTTTTTATCGCGCGCTTCAACCCAAGCGTCACCATTGTCAGCTTGAACAATCTTGTAAGGCATCAGACCAATGTCTTTTTGCACTTCTTTATCGCTAAATTTACGACCCATCAAACGCTTCACTGCATAAATCGTGTTCCTCGGATTAGTCACGGATTGGCGTTTTGCTGGGGCACCTACCAATACTTCGCCATCTTCCACGTAAGCAATGATGGATGGGGTAGTGCGACCGCCTTCTGCGTTCTCAACAACCTTAGGTGCATTGTTTTCAACAACTGAAACGCACGAGTTGGTGGTTCCTAAGTCGATTCCGATAATCTTTCCCATAATGGCTCCAAAAATGAATTAAATGTGTAATTTCGTCAAACTGCGAATGCATCGATACCCAATAAATGGGGCTAAAAAGAGGGATTTCAAGAGCTGAAAAGTGCAAAAAAGGCAGAAATCTGCCTTTTTTATTCTACTTTCCGACCAAAAGGCCTGAGTGAGGACTTTTTACTTCTTACTTAGGGGTACTAACGGTTACCAGGGCTGGGCGAAGAATCCGATCCGCAATCGAATACCCCCGCTGAAGCACCGAAACTATCGTATTCGCCTCTTGCTCAGAAGGCACTGAAGCAATGGCCTGATGATGATGGGGGTCAAATTTATCCCCCACAGCAGGGTTTAGCTCCGTCATGCGGCCTTTTTCAAAAGCAGAGAGCAATTGCTTGAGTGTGATCTCTAGGCCCTCTTTAAAAGCATTGGCATCTACTGCCTTCGCATTCAGAGCAGCGTAAAAACTATCGGTGACAGGAACTAAGTGCTCCGCAAAACTCTCAATCGCAAATTTATGGGCCTTAGCGATATCTTCCACCGCGCGGCGGCGAATATTTTCCCCTTCCGCTTTTGCGCGCAGATAGTTATCTTGCATCTCCGTCAGTTTTTGATGGAGCTCTGCAATTTCTTGCTCTGGAGTCTTTACTTCGGCTGTCTCGCCGACTGCCTCTGCAGGCGAATGAGCGTCAGTATTTTCCTGCTCAGGGGAGGGGTGTTGATTATCTTGGGTCATGGCTACAGATTCACTTTTCTAAAATAATGACAAGTTATCAAGCATATGGGGGCAAGCAAGCTGATTTCAAGTCCAGCCGAGTTCAGCTAATACTAGCTTTAGCCGATTCGGCCCGTTGATTGCGCAAAGCTAGAGTGGCGTCGGACTCTACCCCCAAAGGCCATCCTGATAAATGGTGTTGGGCAATGTCATACATAGCATTAATCCACTCAGGGTTGTTATTTAAGCAGGGAATATAGCGGTAATCTTTTCCGCCATGCTCCAAGAAAAT from Polynucleobacter antarcticus harbors:
- the dnaK gene encoding molecular chaperone DnaK; translated protein: MGKIIGIDLGTTNSCVSVVENNAPKVVENAEGGRTTPSIIAYVEDGEVLVGAPAKRQSVTNPRNTIYAVKRLMGRKFSDKEVQKDIGLMPYKIVQADNGDAWVEARDKKMAPQQVSAEILRKMKKTAEDYLGEEVTEAVITVPAYFNDSQRQATKDAGRIAGLDVKRIINEPTAAALAFGLDKQDKVDRKIAVYDLGGGTFDVSIIEIANVDGEKQFEVLSTNGDTFLGGEDFDQRIIDWIITEFKKEQGVDLSKDVLALQRLKDAAEKAKIELSSTQQTEINLPYVTADASGPKHLNLKLTRAKLESLVEELVNRTAGPCLTAIKDAGVNIADIDDVILVGGQTRMPAVQDKVKEIFGKEPRKDVNPDEAVAVGAAIQGSVLSGDRKDVLLLDVTPLSLGIETLGGVMTKMIPKNTTIPTKHAQVYSTAEDNQPAVTIKCYQGEREMAVANKLLGEFNLEGIAPAQRGMPQIEVTFDIDANGILHVTAKDKTTGKENKITIKANSGLTEEEIQRMVKDAEANADEDKKALELVTARNTADALAHSTKKTLEEHGASLEASEKEAIEAALKELDEAIKGSDKATIEAKTEALGTASQKLGEKAMAAEQAKAGGTPGAAPGGSQGAQASAPDADVVDADFKEVNDKK
- the grpE gene encoding nucleotide exchange factor GrpE gives rise to the protein MTQDNQHPSPEQENTDAHSPAEAVGETAEVKTPEQEIAELHQKLTEMQDNYLRAKAEGENIRRRAVEDIAKAHKFAIESFAEHLVPVTDSFYAALNAKAVDANAFKEGLEITLKQLLSAFEKGRMTELNPAVGDKFDPHHHQAIASVPSEQEANTIVSVLQRGYSIADRILRPALVTVSTPK